The following are encoded in a window of Narcine bancroftii isolate sNarBan1 chromosome 2, sNarBan1.hap1, whole genome shotgun sequence genomic DNA:
- the LOC138753033 gene encoding uncharacterized protein yields the protein MGFTTTHSPKEPVAGAPVGSMMQQPDARTNKEHLKCLFAQLQNFRITINLSKCQFGLSSIDFFGYCISSEGATPLLDKVKVIRNFPRPTVLQELLGMENFYHCFLPGAAAIMRPLFELIKEGKKEPSWSVETLQAIVETKTAISKATFLAHPDPDLPRR from the exons CCCTGTAGGCTCAATGATGCAACA ACCAGATGCCAGGACcaacaaagaacatttaaaatgccTGTTTGCCCAGCTGCAGAATTTCAGGATAACCATCAACCtgtccaagtgccagttcggtttgTCTTCCATTGATTTCTTTGGGTACTGCATCTCCAGTGAAGGAGCAACGCCTTTGCTTGACAAGGTCAAGGTCATTCGGAACTTTCCCAGGCCCACAGTCCTGCAGGAACTCCTTGGAATGGAGAATTTCTATCATTGCTTCCTCCctggagcagcagccatcatgcgGCCTCTCTTTGAACTCATTAAGGAAGGTAAAAAGGAGCCCAGTTGGTCTGTGGAGACACTCCAGGCAATTGTGGAAACCAAAACAGCCATCTCCAAAGCCACTTTCCTGGCACACCCGGATCCAGACTTACCCCGTCGTTAA